The following are from one region of the Microbacterium sp. BK668 genome:
- a CDS encoding DUF4307 domain-containing protein, with product MTTQQMLDERYGRTRRGTTRWVVAAAIVLGLVAVVAFAWLTVANSIDSVDADTTGFQVIDERTVTLEFQVSAPTGSTVSCALEAQDEEHGVVGWKVVELPASDTHARAFRETIPTLAEATTGFVNSCWVS from the coding sequence ATGACGACGCAGCAGATGCTCGACGAACGCTACGGCCGCACGCGCCGCGGCACGACGCGCTGGGTCGTCGCCGCGGCGATCGTGCTGGGCCTCGTCGCCGTCGTCGCCTTCGCCTGGCTGACCGTCGCGAACTCCATCGATTCGGTGGACGCCGACACCACCGGCTTCCAGGTGATCGACGAGCGAACGGTCACGCTCGAGTTCCAGGTCTCGGCGCCGACCGGCTCGACGGTCTCGTGCGCGCTGGAGGCACAGGACGAGGAGCACGGCGTGGTGGGCTGGAAGGTGGTCGAGCTCCCGGCTTCCGACACCCACGCGCGGGCGTTCCGGGAGACCATCCCCACCCTCGCCGAGGCCACGACGGGTTTTGTCAACTCCTGCTGGGTGTCGTAG
- a CDS encoding hemolysin III family protein: MARPTDVPPTHDVGAEMPHLPLVEEAASAPADIKPSWRGWIHAATFPVAIAAGVVLIALAQGAPAKWACAVFMLTSLLLFGNSALYHRFNWKPKTKAILKRIDHANILLLIAGTYTPIAVLALPTPQTILLLSLVWGGAVLGILFRVFWIDAPRWLYVALYLVLGWAAVMYVVPLFQASAAMMILVAIGGVLYTLGAVVYAMKRPNPWPGHFGFHEIFHVCTVLAFLCHWTACLIIALNPVYHAG, translated from the coding sequence ATGGCCCGCCCGACCGATGTCCCCCCGACGCACGACGTCGGCGCGGAGATGCCTCACCTGCCGCTCGTCGAAGAAGCGGCGAGCGCTCCCGCCGACATCAAGCCCTCGTGGCGCGGATGGATCCACGCCGCCACGTTCCCCGTCGCGATCGCCGCCGGCGTCGTGCTCATCGCGCTCGCTCAGGGCGCGCCCGCCAAGTGGGCCTGCGCGGTGTTCATGCTCACGTCGCTGCTCCTGTTCGGCAACTCCGCGCTCTATCACCGGTTCAACTGGAAGCCGAAGACGAAGGCGATCCTCAAGCGCATCGACCACGCGAACATCCTGCTGCTCATCGCAGGGACGTACACGCCGATCGCCGTGCTCGCGCTGCCCACGCCGCAGACGATCCTGCTGCTGTCGCTCGTATGGGGCGGGGCGGTCCTCGGCATCCTGTTCCGCGTCTTCTGGATCGACGCGCCCCGCTGGCTCTACGTCGCCCTGTACCTCGTCCTCGGCTGGGCCGCGGTCATGTACGTGGTCCCGCTGTTCCAGGCGAGCGCTGCGATGATGATCCTCGTCGCGATCGGAGGCGTGCTCTACACCCTGGGCGCCGTCGTGTACGCGATGAAGCGGCCCAACCCGTGGCCCGGGCACTTCGGCTTCCACGAGATCTTCCACGTCTGCACGGTGCTGGCGTTCCTGTGCCACTGGACGGCGTGCCTGATCATCGCCCTCAACCCGGTGTACCACGCGGGCTGA
- a CDS encoding isoprenyl transferase has protein sequence MTASNEGRGPLYRLYISRLRRRLSPEAVPHHIAMMIDGNRRWARQLGYDSAAHGHRAGAAKMREFLEWCDDIGVRIVSLYLLSTDNLSKRDSQELADLIEIIADLADQLSRERDWRVQHVGRADLLPPDLARVLSDVQERTREKSGMHVNLAVGYGGRSEIVDAVRSIIAAHQKDGGSLDDLAESLTPEQIGEHLYTGGLPDPDLVIRTSGEQRLSDFLLWQSAHSEFYFVEALGPDLREVDFLRAIRDFTSRDRRFGG, from the coding sequence GTGACGGCGTCGAATGAGGGCAGGGGTCCCCTCTACCGGCTCTACATCAGTCGCCTTCGGCGCCGGCTGTCTCCCGAGGCGGTCCCGCACCATATCGCGATGATGATCGACGGCAACCGCCGGTGGGCGCGGCAGCTCGGCTACGACTCGGCGGCCCATGGCCACCGTGCGGGCGCCGCCAAGATGCGCGAGTTCCTCGAGTGGTGCGACGACATCGGCGTGCGGATCGTGTCGCTGTACCTGCTCTCGACCGACAACCTGAGCAAGCGCGACTCCCAGGAGCTCGCCGACCTCATCGAGATCATCGCCGACCTCGCCGACCAGCTCTCCCGTGAGCGGGACTGGCGGGTGCAGCACGTCGGCCGCGCCGACCTGCTACCGCCGGATCTCGCGCGGGTGCTGTCCGACGTCCAGGAGCGCACGCGGGAGAAGTCCGGCATGCACGTCAACCTCGCGGTCGGCTACGGCGGGCGCAGCGAGATCGTCGATGCGGTGCGCAGCATCATCGCGGCGCATCAGAAGGACGGCGGATCGCTCGACGACCTCGCCGAAAGTCTCACTCCCGAGCAGATCGGCGAGCACCTCTACACCGGAGGGCTGCCCGACCCCGACCTGGTCATCCGCACCTCGGGGGAGCAGCGCCTGAGCGACTTCCTGCTGTGGCAGTCCGCCCACTCGGAGTTCTACTTCGTCGAGGCGCTGGGTCCCGATCTTCGCGAGGTGGACTTCCTGCGCGCGATCCGAGACTTCACATCTCGTGACCGCCGCTTCGGCGGCTGA
- the greA gene encoding transcription elongation factor GreA: MSSDAPVTFLTQDAYDRLAAELEHLSTTGREEIAKRIEAAREEGDLKENGGYHAAKDEQGKQEARIRTLQALLKDAKVGEAPESTGVVEPGTVVTAVVAGGEEVFLLGSREIAANSELDVYSEASPLGEAILGLREGDTTSYKAPNGREISVEIVKVETYAGQ; the protein is encoded by the coding sequence GTGTCCAGCGACGCTCCCGTGACGTTCCTGACGCAGGATGCCTACGACCGGCTCGCCGCCGAGCTCGAGCACCTTTCGACGACCGGCCGTGAGGAGATCGCGAAGCGCATCGAGGCCGCCCGCGAAGAGGGCGACCTCAAGGAGAACGGCGGCTACCACGCTGCGAAGGACGAGCAGGGCAAGCAGGAGGCGCGCATCCGGACCCTCCAGGCGCTGCTCAAGGACGCGAAGGTGGGCGAAGCCCCCGAGAGCACCGGTGTCGTGGAGCCGGGCACCGTCGTCACCGCGGTGGTCGCGGGCGGCGAAGAGGTCTTCCTCCTCGGCAGCCGCGAGATCGCAGCCAATTCCGAGCTCGACGTCTACAGCGAGGCGTCCCCGCTCGGTGAGGCGATCCTGGGCCTTCGGGAAGGCGACACGACCTCCTACAAGGCGCCGAACGGCCGCGAGATCTCGGTCGAGATCGTGAAGGTCGAGACCTACGCGGGCCAGTAG
- a CDS encoding aminotransferase class V-fold PLP-dependent enzyme, whose amino-acid sequence MNDWEEYLGSFDGEPGYLDWASFGPLSPNVRAEVHADAELLGAGRRSGIDLVGEHVREARELLARALRTDAEQVVLQPSTTYGLMQAVYGLAGGLMVARGEFPSLTVSAARASDALGSMRVQWLEPEGGFVTPDAVRDALTDETRALAVSLVDFRTGYRADLSALREVIGDRLLIVDAIQGFGVIDADWAAADVVCGNGYKWLRAGRGTGFSWFGERAIERITPVLSGFAGVEGDLPLDAVPPPAPSAQAFRVAGEDPLAFARLASSLRDILDVGIPSIESELVARSGDVMFFADRYDIPVVTPREPERRAGIVALAPAPQDAAPLAASLANHGITVTVRSGLVRVAPHVGTGADTLRLFGDALAAFSSARVW is encoded by the coding sequence GTGAACGATTGGGAAGAGTATCTGGGATCGTTCGATGGGGAACCCGGGTACCTCGACTGGGCGTCTTTCGGTCCTTTGTCACCGAACGTCCGTGCCGAGGTGCACGCCGACGCCGAGCTTCTGGGCGCGGGGCGTCGGTCCGGCATCGACCTGGTGGGGGAGCACGTCCGCGAAGCGCGTGAGCTGCTGGCGCGCGCGCTGAGGACGGATGCCGAGCAGGTCGTCCTCCAGCCTTCCACCACCTACGGGCTCATGCAGGCCGTGTACGGGCTCGCCGGCGGGCTCATGGTCGCGCGCGGCGAATTCCCGAGCCTGACCGTCTCCGCCGCGCGCGCCTCGGACGCCCTGGGCTCCATGCGGGTGCAGTGGCTCGAGCCGGAGGGTGGATTCGTCACCCCGGATGCCGTGCGCGATGCGCTCACCGATGAGACGCGTGCGCTCGCCGTCAGCCTCGTCGACTTCCGCACCGGATATCGCGCCGACCTGTCGGCGCTGAGGGAGGTCATCGGCGACCGCCTGCTCATCGTCGACGCGATCCAGGGCTTCGGCGTCATCGACGCCGATTGGGCGGCGGCGGACGTCGTCTGCGGCAACGGCTACAAGTGGCTGCGCGCGGGCCGCGGCACGGGCTTCTCCTGGTTCGGCGAGCGCGCGATCGAGCGCATCACTCCCGTGCTCTCCGGATTCGCGGGCGTCGAGGGCGACCTCCCGCTCGACGCGGTGCCGCCTCCCGCCCCGTCCGCACAGGCATTCCGGGTCGCGGGGGAGGATCCGCTCGCGTTCGCGCGCCTCGCATCATCGCTCCGCGACATCCTCGATGTCGGCATCCCGAGCATCGAGAGCGAGCTGGTCGCCCGCTCGGGCGATGTCATGTTCTTCGCCGACCGGTACGACATCCCGGTGGTCACCCCGCGCGAGCCCGAGCGCCGCGCCGGGATCGTCGCCCTCGCCCCCGCTCCGCAGGATGCGGCGCCGCTGGCGGCGTCGCTCGCCAACCACGGCATCACCGTCACGGTGCGATCCGGCCTCGTCCGCGTCGCGCCGCACGTCGGCACGGGAGCCGACACGCTGCGTCTGTTCGGCGATGCGCTCGCCGCGTTCTCGTCCGCCCGCGTGTGGTGA